One Dysidea avara chromosome 8, odDysAvar1.4, whole genome shotgun sequence genomic window, TAAAAGTTTCAAAAGTTATAAGTTGAAATTGTTagaatgataattattattataggaGCTTAATACACTTGAAGGTGATGGAGAAACAAATTTGGTCAATGTCATGACAAAATGGAGCAATTTATGAGGTTTAGCAACTCTACATTGTATAATAGACAATTTGTTTAGTTATAAACTGACTGTGACTTCAGAGTACTTGATTATCTGTTAAAGAACTAGTCAcagtagtggaaacatatgggtatcagctgcacatgatcaaatttttagtgttttgaagtataacATAATTTGCAGTCTCATGGCTTAAACTACACTATAGCTGTCCAAAATTAACAGTAGAGAtgagtggagagggcaagtagactcaccagtgtgtggagtgcacatgcactcagcatgtatagaattctccagctaggggCTCTGGTGGCATACTCCTCTGTAGATTTTTGGAAAATTGCtttcacaagattgaatctagaagctattttttaCCAAATGTGGATACAAGatgaatgagttcagttggaagtaattttaatttaaaaacagaactatacaatgtttcttgttattggattttaagaaaatgtataatagtggcttgtcaaagagaataaagagtgtatagttaattgaatgtaaggtcaagaagaatatttaaaacacaaGATATTCTACGCTTAAAGTTGaacttcaagggatttgatagtgcaaactccagaagctactataattatttaGATAAATGcatgtagcatgggatttgatcaagtaagggaAAAAATAAAAACAGCTTTCAGATGTTGCAGtcttgtgaactttataaatgcTATGAAATTCACAGGCTAtattgttttacttgcaagagaagcatttcactgacccaagaatcaagtttatAGTAGAGTCTAaaaaaacttaaactatttgacagaaaaagttgttttcagagtagattttcaattaatgatgtttatACAATTTGttacattaaaggtataaatctttcaaaagtgattggtatatggtaggatgtttggtacagtggtgagggtagcagtgcacaggtctagaagaataagtttaatttcagcttataacattataattttaatgatggatgttctattagagtagttgactgttctattagagtatttcgattttagcagcttctaaggtaagacttactccaaaagtatattttgaacccctcttagtaattcttggataagattagctattccccttgctctttccatcttttcattgcccatacatgtgtataaaatgcaactgcacctgtactacagtTTCTAGAagttcctagcttgctcattgtaaaattttggaggtgggtgcttcagccccccaagcaccccctaaatccgcccttgtacTACActacctacacctacagagtATATATACATTCAAGCTTtaatgcatacattgtacagtacaactattatcatacagtatagtagggaccacaggcCCGAGTGCTATTAATGGGATCTACTGTTAGGGACCTTAATGCGTTCCCTTGTTGCTGCTATTTCTATTAAGGGATGAAGGTGCTACGAGTAATCACATGACGCGCGGTTCAAGTCTACAAAATGAACGCTCCAAACAAAGATGACCAGGAAGCCAGTTAAAGCGCCGCCATGCTTATGAAAAATAGCACTCTGGTGTGGCCTCAACCTGAATACAGCACTAGCGCACACACTCATGTCATATTTTCCGTATTGTACTTGCAGCGGTGCCTTAACTAGCATTTACTGTACTTTGCATGAGGACATACAGTACtgtttagctacataactaccgtatgagtcatacagtacagatgTGCAGataattgggaaaatacagtacagttatcgATTATCATGAAAACTATCCCCTAATCCAGACAGCATGAATGATCATGTGTGCAAAATTGTAAATTGTTAAAACTAGGCAACTACCAgtttgttctacaactagaaatagattatgtGAACACTTAAtgatagtctgatcactgaaaattgaagtGGTCCAGGCACTTGGGATGAACACTCCAGGCAAGACAACCAGGAAATACAACATATCACTTAAATTACTGTCTACGCTAGTGTGTACAAAAAGTAAAGCACTTGGGGGGTGTCCTGTGACACACTTCAAGTGCTGTATTCTTGTACACACGTGTGGCAATATTTAACTATAGCATATTGTAATCTGATGAATTGTGCAGACGTAGTAAACACTGGTATTgacattttgtaccatacgcaaggaaattttgacgtcaaaaaaaatttgacgaatcagtttaattcatcaaatttaaattcatcaaatgtttataagtgcccttaaaagtacaaaatttgcctacaatttcttgattttcgtcaacattttattcgtcaaatctgctgaagtctgaattcgtcaaatttttcttacatcaaaatttccttgcatacggtacTTGGAAAACAAGTTGAAATTTTAAAGCGAATGTTTGACGTACCACACGTGTTCGGTTATAATTGATGGCATAGTTCATtatgctgtactgtatattgaaTTTGACGCACAAAAATGTTAACAGTCACCCAAATAAAATCTGCCATGTATATAGGAGTGATGTCAATAAGGTTGATAGTTGGTCAAATGGTACAATATCATATCAGTGTTTTCTTTACATTGtacagaaaattttgatgaagtACGAATTAATTGGAGGTGTAATATTTGTATTGTTAACTACAGGAGGCTACAAATAGAATACAGTCCGTCTATGACCTGGAGAGAACACAACTTGCCAAATTGTTAGTTGAAGAACGTACCTGGTACTGTACCTTAATTAGGGACTATATGGGAGTGATGGTGAGTATCTACATCACTTTACGTCATATGACATCATATGTGGTCATAGAATGTTGGGATGTCTATGGTTGGTGATTTACAAAGATTACAAGATATTTCACAAGAGTTGTCTGTTGCTATTGAATGGCCTAGTGTTCTCCCTGAGAAATCTATTGATTATTTAGCAGAGGTTTGTCCTTTGGCTGCAGTAACTAGTGATTTTCAAGGTAACATTTTTGTGTCTACATGTTCTGATTTGTTTACTTATGTTTTAGATTCTCTATCACTTGGCATGTCACAATCCCAGATTAGTGGCAGTCTTACTTCACAGCCTGTTTGTAGTGCATCATCAACTTCAGGACTATCACAACGATCACAAAGCTTTGATCAATTAGATGATCCTGCTATCTACTACTCTGAGATTCCTTACACATCACAAACTGTGGGTCAGCCTGTGTCACCATTAACTGTATCAAGTATGCCCCCACCACCCCACCTCCTGTTTACAATTCTGCCCCTGCACCACCCCCACCCACAGTGCACAAGCCATCACAATCATCATTACACAAAGATGAGGTGTATGTGTATCCGTAGcagccaccaccaccaccatcagCAACAATAGCAGAAAATGGTATACCCCCTCCTCCTGTAAATGCCAGCCCTGGCTGGTGGGACGACTTGATGACCAAACTCCATAAGAGAGCAGAGAGTGTAGGATCCCCAATACGTCCCAGCACACCAGTAGAAGAGCAACTGTATGTTGTATTTGAGCCACCTACTTTTCTTCTCTCTCAGTGCTCCATGTCCATCTCATCCCcactagtgatgtgcaatata contains:
- the LOC136265152 gene encoding uncharacterized protein isoform X1; amino-acid sequence: MGVMNVGMSMVGDLQRLQDISQELSVAIEWPSVLPEKSIDYLAEVCPLAAVTSDFQDSLSLGMSQSQISGSLTSQPVCSASSTSGLSQRSQSFDQLDDPAIYYSEIPYTSQTVGQPVSPLTVSSMPPPPHLLFTILPLHHPHPQCTSHHNHHYTKMRCMCIRSSHHHHHQQQ
- the LOC136265152 gene encoding uncharacterized protein isoform X2, whose amino-acid sequence is MGVMNVGMSMVGDLQRLQDISQELSVAIEWPSVLPEKSIDYLAEILYHLACHNPRLVAVLLHSLFVVHHQLQDYHNDHKALIN